The Etheostoma cragini isolate CJK2018 chromosome 15, CSU_Ecrag_1.0, whole genome shotgun sequence genome window below encodes:
- the LOC117958271 gene encoding GTPase IMAP family member 4-like yields MSSCSKTEWDQKELRIVLLGSVRAGKSYSGNKILGDDNLFPSRRDMSAVTKRCQKEQEVKENQTVVVVDTPGLLNANKKEAEIMKEIQTSISLCKPGPHVFLFVLNTSERYTVDMEDKVKSLFGKNALDYTMVLFNVKDNEFDCKEDFIGDKGNLQDHLTKYKYGDYFFDGSTEKVPELLTKINDQVKEANGRHYTAEMLQEHVEQLKNAKTGQPNSKIAIKTGVLCVVLVGGLLGYRAFNDTLTSTIGAIFGAIGGGLLCVAVACIVKRTKEKCECCKT; encoded by the coding sequence AGCTGAGGATCGTCCTGCTTGGGAGTGTCAGAGCTGGGAAGAGTTATTCAGGAAACAAAATCCTGGGCGATGACAACCTATTCCCCTCAAGAAGGGATATGAGTGCTGTCACAAAGAGGTGCCAGAAGGAACAGGAGGTTAAAGAAAACCAAACCGTGGTTGTTGTTGATACTCCTGGTCTGTTAAATGctaacaaaaaagaagcagagatTATGAAAGAGATCCAGACATCCATCAGTCTATGCAAACCTGGTCCTCATGTGTTCCTGTTTGTGCTGAATACGAGTGAAAGATACACAGTGGATATGGAAGACAAGGTTAAAAGCCTTTTTGGCAAAAACGCACTGGATTACACTATGGTGTTGTTCAACGTTAAAGACAATGAGTTTGACTGCAAAGAGGACTTTATCGGTGACAAAGGCAATCTCCAAGACCATCTAACAAAGTATAAGTAtggagattatttttttgacgGGAGTACTGAAAAGGTACCTGAGCTACTGACAAAGATCAATGATCAAGTTAAGGAAGCAAACGGACGCCACTACACCGCTGAGATGCTCCAAGAACATGTGGAGCagttaaaaaatgcaaagacaggACAACCAAATTCCAAGATAGCTATTAAaactggtgttttatgtgttgtgttGGTTGGAGGTCTGCTTGGGTATCGGGCTTTTAATGATACGCTAACGTCTACGATAGGCGCAATATTCGGAGCTATAGGGGGCGGACTACTGTGCGTTGCAGTGGCATGTATAGTGAAAAGAACCAAAGAAAAGTGTGAATGCTGCAAAACATGA